The following nucleotide sequence is from Micromonospora sp. WMMD1120.
CAAGGGCGCGACCATCATCCTGGACGACGCCGACCTGCCCGAGGCTGTCAACCGGTCACTGCTGATGGCGTTCAGCAACGGTGGCCAGGTGTGCGGCGCGTGGCCGCGGATGCTGGTGCCCGCCTCCCGCCAGGAGGAGGTCGTCGCACTCGCCGTCGAGGCGGCGAAGCAGTACACCGTCGGCGACCCGACCGACGTGGCCACCCGGATCGGCCCGATGGCGTCCGAGGCCCACCGGGAGAAGGTCGTCGGGTACATCCGGAGGGGCATCGCCGACGGCGCCCGGCTCGTGTTCGGCGGCCCGGACCGACCCGAGGGCCTGCCCACCGGGGCCTACGTCCAGCCGACGATCTTCGCCGACGTCGACCCGACCACGCCCATCGCCCAGGAGGAGATCTTCGGCCCGGTGCTGACGATCATCCCGTACGCCGACGAGGAGGAGGCCGTGGCGATCGCCAACGGCACCCCGTACGGCCTGACCAGCGGTGTCTTCGGCGAGCCGGAGCACGCTCTGGCCATCGCCCGGCGGTTGCGGGTGGGGCAGGTCGACGTGAACGCCGGCCACTGGAACCCAATGGCTCCCTTCGGCGGTTACAAGCAGTCCGGTAACGGTCGCGAGTTCGGCCGCTTCGGCCTGGAGGAGTTCCTGGAGACCAAGTCGATCCAGCGCTGAGGTTCGTCGCCCCGACGAGTCGACGGGACGAGGCGGGGTCGGCCCCGGTGGCGGGGGCGGGCGGGACCCGGAACAGGGTGGCCGGGTCCCACTGTTGCACTCCAGGTGCCGGCCACCGCCGGCGCCCACCGATCGGAGACACCGTGAACCGCGCACAGCTCGCCAGCTTCCTGCGTACGCGGCGGGAGGCGCTGCAACCCGAGGACGTGGGGCTGCCCCGGGGGCGGCGCCGACGCACCGGTGGGCTGCGGCGCGAGGAGGTGGCCACGTTGAGTGGTATGTCCACCGACTACTACAGCCGGCTGGAGCAGCAGCGCGGGCCGCGCCCGTCGGAGCAGATGCTCGCCGCGTTGGCCCGTGGCCTGCGGCTCTCGCTGGCCGAACGGGACCACCTGTTCCTGCTCGCCGGGCACGCCGCACCGCACCGCACCGTACGGGCCGACCACGTCAACCCGGGAATGATGCGCATCCTCGACCGGATGCACGACACGCCGGCCCAGGTGGTGAACCACCTCGGCGAGACCCTGGCGCAGACCGCGCCGGCCGTCGCCCTGCTGGGTGACGAGACCCGCTACACCGGGCTGGCGCGCAGCGCCCACCACCGCTGGTTCACCGACCCGTCGGTTCGGCGGCGGCACCCGGAGGAGGACCACCACACGCAGAGCCGCCTGCTCGTGGGGCACCTGCACGCGTCGTACACCCGCGACGGGCGCGGTTCGCGGGCCGCGACCCTCGTCGACGACCTGCTGGCCAGGAGCCCGGAGTTCGCCGAGCTGTGGCGCGGGCATCCGGTGCCGGCCGGCTACTGCCCGGCGAAACGCTTCCTCCATCCGGAGGTCGGGGCGTTGGAGTTGCACTGCCAGACGCTCGTCGACCCGGACCAGTCCCAGACGCTGCTGGTTTTCACCGCCGCTCCCGGCTCGCCGAGCGACGAGAAGCTGCGGTTGCTCTCCGTCATCGGCGGACAGCTCATCTGACCTCCCGAGCGGAGGGCGGCGGCCGGGACGAACCCGACCTGGTGGGCCTGGCGCTGCACGCGCCACGCGCCGTGGTGGACAAGGCGCTCAAGGGGGCCACCACGCACCGGTGACGCCGACGCCCGGACGGGATCGTGCACGGGGTGTTCAGGCGACGTTCCGGTGGGAGTTCCACTGTGGTGGGCGACGGGCGCTTGCATCGGCGCGGCGGTACCGACCGCCGACTCGAAGCTGGAGGCAATGTGCGTACGACTTCCACAGGAGCCCGCGCCGTCGCGGCGGCCGTGGTGGCGATCTCGCTGCTCGCGGCCGCGCCGGCACTCGGCGCGCCGGCACCGGAGAGCCCGCAACGACCAGGCCCCGGGGCGAGCTGCGCGCCGGACGCGGCGCTGCTCGGCTTCACCGACGCCCTCGACAAGACCAGCTTCCGGGGCCAGCCGGTCGCCGGACTCTCCGCGCTGGCCCCCACCCGGCCCGGACGCGCGCTCGCGCTGGTGGACAACATCGGCGCCACGCCCGCCCGGGTGTTCGGCCTGGGCCTGGAGAACGGCCGGCACGGGGTGCGGGCGGCGGTCCGCGACGTCACTGTCCTCACCCGTCCGGACGGCACGCCGTACACCGGGGTGGACTTCGACGGTGAGGGGCTGGTCGCGGAGCGCGGCGGGGCGACGATCCTGGCGAGCTCGGAGCGGGAGCCGTCGATCCGGCGGTTCCGGCTCTCCGACGGCCGGGAGGTCGCGTCGCTGCCGGTGCCGGAGCGGTTCCGGGTCACCCCGGCCGGCGGGGCCGCCGTCAACCAGACGTTCGAGGCGCTGGCCGGCACCCCGGACCACCGGACGCTCTACGCCGGGATGGAGGGCCCGCTCGCCGAGGACGGCCGCGACGCCGCCGGTCGCGGCCTCAACCGGATCATCCGGTACGACGGCCGCGAGGGCGGGGCGTACGCCCCCGGCGTCCAGTACGCCTACCGGACCGACAGCGAGCTGGGCCTGGTCGAGCTGATCGCGCTCGGTGGCGACCAGTTGCTCGCCGTGGAGCGCGGCTTCACCACCGGAGTGGGCAACACCGTCCGGGTCTACCGGGTGTCCGCCACCGGCGCGCCGGACGTCTCCGGCGTGCCGTCGCTGTCGACGGTGACCGACCCGCGCGCGTGGCTCGGCAAGGAGCTGCTCGTCGACCTGGTCACCTGCCCGCCGTCGGGCGCGACCACGAAGCAACCCCAGCCGAACCCGCTGCTGGACAACATCGAGGGCGCGGCGCTCGGCGGCACCCTGCCGGGCGGTCGTCGGGAGTTGTTCCTGGTCTCCGACGACAACGGCAGCGCCACCCAGACCACCAGGGTGTACGCGCTGTCGGTGCGGCTGCGACCGGAGGTGACGCTGCGGGAGCGGGCGCTGCTGTCGGCGACCGCGTACCAGCCGGGCCCGGTCTCCGGCACCCAGCTCGCCACCGCCCCGGTCAACGGGATCAGCGCGCCCTTCCCCGGGCAGCCCATCCCCGGGTTCTCCGCAGTGATCCCGGCCCGGCCGGGTGACCGCTCCGGCCGGCGGCTGCTCGCCATGCCGGACAACGGTTTCGGCGCGAAGACCAACTCCGCCGACTTCCTGCTGCGGGCGTACGAGATCGAGCCCGACTACCCCCGCCGTGGCGTGAACGTGCGCGGGCACATCAGCTTCCGCGACCCGGACCACCGGGTGCCGTTCCCGATCGTCAACGAGAACACCGCGGACCGCCTGCTCACCGGCGCGGACTTCGACATCGAGTCGCTGGCCCGCGGCGCGCGCGGCGACCTGTGGATCGGCGACGAGTTCGGCCCGTACCTGGTCCACGTGGACCGGACCGGGAAGGTGCTCCAGGCGCCGATCCCGCTGCCAGACGGGACGAAGTCCCCGCAGTCGCCGGACCTGGCTCCGGGCGAGACGCCGACGGTGCGCGCCAGCAACGGGTTCGAGGCGATGGCGGCCAGCGAGGACGGCTGGACGCTCTATCCGATCCTGGAGGGCGCCCGCGTCGACGACCCGGACCAGCGTCGCCGGGTGGTCTACGAGTTCGACGTGCGGCGCAACCGGTACACCGGTCGCACCTGGTCGTTCCGGGTGGACGACCCGTCCCTGCTGGTCGGCGACGCGGCGGTGCTCGACGGCCGGCGGCTGCTGCTGATCGAGCGGGACAACGGCATGGGTCCGCAGTCGCTGGTGAAGCGCCTGGTCGTGACCGACCTGGACGAGGTCGGCGCGGACGGCTACCTGAAGCGGCGGACCGCTGTCGACCTGATGCGCGTCGCCGACCCGACGGGCGTCTCCACCCCGGCCCGGCCGGGCGAGTACGGCGTCGGTCCGCTCTTCTCGTTCCCGTTGCAGTCGGTCGAGTCGGTGCTGCCGCTCGGCGGTGACCGGGTGCTCGTCGCCAACGACAACAACTTCCCGGGCAACGACGGGCGCATCCCGGGGCGCGCGGACGACACCGAGCTGATCGTGATCGGCGTACCCGGTCTGCGGTAGTCCCGCCGACCGACGGCCCTCGGCGCCCACCCGTGCCGGGGGCCGTCGCGTTGCGGGGGCCGATGTCCGGACACGTAGGACATTGATATCGATGGGCGTCGCTGTAATGATTAACAGACTTTACAGTTAACTCGTCCCCGGGAAGGACCAGAGATGACGCGACGACGGGCCGGAGCCCTCCCCCGCATCCGCTGGACCGCCGTGCTCGCGGCGGTCGTCCTCACCCTGCCGGCCGGGCTGGTGCTCGGCGCCCCGGCCGCGACGGCGGCCGCGACCGGCGCCATCACCGGGTACGGCGGCAAGTGCGTCGACGTGGCCGCCGCGAACCCGGCCAACGGCACAGCGGTGCAGCTCTTCACCTGCAACGGCTCCGCCGCGCAGCAGTGGACCGTGGCCGACGACGGCACCATCCGGGCGCTCGGCAAGTGCCTCGACATCGCCGCCGGCAGCACCGCCAACGGCGCCCGCGCCCAGATCTACGACTGCAACGGCACCGGGGCACAGCAGTGGTCGGCCGGTGCCGGGCAGCTGGTCAACCCGGTCTCCGGGAAGTGCCTCGACGCGACCGGCCCCAGCTCGGCCGACGGCACCCCGCTCCAGCTCTGGAGCTGCACCGGCGCCGCCAACCAGACCTGGACGCTGCCCACCGGCGGCGGCACCCCGCCACCGTCGTCGGGCGGCTTCACCCACCCTGGCGTGCTGGTCAGCCGGGGCCAGCTCGACTTCGTCAAGGGCCGGGTGCAGGCCGGCGCGCAGCCGTGGGCGGCGGCCCACAACCAGATGATGACCAGCCGGTACGCCTCCCTGTCGCGCACCCCGGCCCCCCGGTCGGTGGTGGAGTGCGGTTCCTACTCGAACCCCAACAACGGCTGCACCGACGAGCGTGAGGACGCCATCGCCGCGTACACCCACGCGCTCGCCTGGTATCTCACCGGGGACGCCCGGTACGCGCAGAAGTCGATCCAGATCATGGACGCCTGGTCGGCCACCATCACCGCGCACACCGGCAGCAACGCCCCGTTGCAGACCGGCTGGGCCGCCTCGGTCTGGCCCCGGGCCGCCGAGATCATCAAGTACACGTACGCGAGTTGGCCCAACGCCAACCGCTTCGCCACCATGCTGCGCAACGTCTACCTGCCGGTGGTGCGCAACGGCTCGAACAGCAACGGCAACGGGGAGCTGACCATGATGGAGGCCACCGTCGGCATCGCGGTGTTCCTGGAGGACCGGTCCGCCTACGACGCGGCGGTCACCCGCTTCCTCAACCGCGCCCGCGCGTTCGTCTACCTGCCCAGCGACGGCGCGCTGCCGTACACGGTGCCCGGCAGCGGCCTGGACACCAACGCGGAGATCATCGGCTACTGGCAGGGCCAGTCCACCTTCGTCGCCGGCCTCGCCCAGGAGACCTGCCGCGACTTCACGCACACCGGGTACGGCATCTCCGCCATCTCGCACGTCGCCGAGACCTCCCGCATCCAGGGACGTGACCTGTACCCGCAGGTCGGCGAGCGGCTGCGGCAGGCGCTCGGGTTCCACTCGCGCTACCAGCTCGGCGAGACGCCGCCCTCCTGGCTCTGCGGCGGCAGCCTCACCCGGGGCCTCGGCCCGATCACCGAGGTCGGCTTCAACGCGATGAGCACCCGGCTGGGCAACGTCATGACCAACACCCAGACCCTCACGCTGCAACAGCGTCCCGCCGGCACGAACAACCTCTTCGTCGCCTGGGAGACGCTGACCCACGCCAACAACCCCAACTGACCAGGCCGGGCGGGTCGACGCCGGGCGTTTGGCGTCGACCCGCCGAGCCGCTCAGCCGTCGGCCCCCAGCGCGGCCACCGGGCTGACCCGCGACGCGCGCCGCGCCGGCAGCACCCCGGCCAGCGCGGTCAGCGCCACGAGCGTCACGAAGAGCCCGGCCAGCGGCAGCGTCGGCGCGGTCAGCGGGGCCTCGATCCCGAGCGTCCGCACCGCCAACCAGGCGTACGGCACGCCGAGCAGCAGGCCGATGGTCGCGCCGATGACCCCGTACAGGCCGGACTCGACGGTCAGCATGGTCCGCAGGCCGGTCCGGGACAGCCCGATCGCCCGCAGCAGCCCGGACTCGCGGACCCGCTCCACGACCGAGAGCGCGGTCGTGGAGCCCACGCCGACGACAGCGATCAGCACGGTCAGGCCGACCAGGCCGACGGCTACCCAGACCAGGGTACGTACCAGCGACTCGCTGCGGTCCCGTTCGTCGGCGAGCACCGCGAGACCCACGCCCTCGCTGCCGGCGATCGCCTGGCGCAGCGCCCGCACACCGGCGGTCCGACCGTTCTCGCCGGCGCCGGCCGCGTCGGCCAACAGACCGGTGTACGCGGCTGGCACTCCGAGCCGGTCCAGGTCGGCCGGATCGGCGAGGATGCCCGCGTGCAGCGGACCACCACCGGGCAGGACCGCGGCGACCCGTACCTCCACCCGGCGCCCGTCGACGGCGAGCGCGACGCTGTCGCCGGCCCGCAGCCCGGCGTCCCAGGCGACCCACGCGCTGAGCACGATGCGGCCGGGACCCCGGTCGGTGAGCGTTCCCTGGGCCACGTCCAGGTCACCGGTGGTGGGTAGCGCCGCCAGGTCCAGGTCGTTGGTCGGGTAACCGGAATCCCCGTCGCCCAACTCCTCGGTGCCGCGCAGCAGCCGGACGCCGTCGACCCGCCGGTACGGCACCACCTGCGCCAGCGCGCCGTGCGCCGCCTCGACCCGGGACACGACATCCGCCGGAAGCGCCTCTCCGCTGCCGCTGGTGACCTCGAAGTCGGTCGGCGCCGAGAGCGCCATCTCGCGGTCGGTGAGGATCCGCAACGATGCCCCACCGATGACCACCCCGGTGATCAGGGTGACGCCCAGCGCGACCACCACCGAGACCGCCGCCGCCCGGCGCGGCGCGCCGCCGACGCCGCCGAGGGACATCCGCCCGATCGGCCCGAGTTGGCGCAGCGGCCAACCCACCACGGCCAGCACCGGTCGGACCAGCAGCGGCCCGAGGGTCACCAGCGCGAAGAACGCCAGGGCGCCGGACGCCACCAGCAGCAGCAGTGGCGCCATCGGATCGTAGTTCTCCTGCTCCGGCGTCGGCAGTTGGCTGATTGTCGCGACGGCGGCCAGCACCGCGCCGCCGGCGAGGAGCAACCCGCACACCAGGCGCGGCGTCCCGACGCCGCGCCGGCCGGCGGTGGTGCCCGCCGCGCGCAGCGCCTCCAGCGGGGAGACCCGGGCGGCCGAGAACGCGGGCGCCAGGACGGCCAGCGTGGTGAGCACGACGGCGCCGACCACCACCTGGACGGCCGCCGCCACCGGTAGGCCCGGTGACGACACCGCGTGGCCGGCGGCGCGCAGGACCGCCGGCAGCGCGTACCCGAGGGCGAGGGCGCCGGCCACCCCGACGACGCCGGAGACGAGCCCGGTCAGGGCCCCCTCGGCGGTCAACGCCCGGACCAGCGTGCCCCGACCCGCGCCGACGGCCCGCAGCAGCGCGAGTTGCCGCATCCGCTGGGCGAAGACGATCCGGAACGTCGAGGTGACCACCAGCGCCGCCGCCGCGACGGCGATGGCGACGAAGACGCCGACCAGGACGAACAGCCGGCTGACCTGGTCGGCGGCCGCTTCGGCCTCCGCCTGGCGCACCTCGGCGCCGGTGCGGATCGGTTGACCGGTGACCGCCGCGAGGAGCCGCTGACGGACCTCCCCGGTCGACGCGTCGGACGCCACGCGTACGTCGACGCGCTCCACAGTGGTCAGGCGCGCCCAGGTGGTCACCGCGGTGTCCGGGGCGTACGCGTCGGAGCCGGCGTCGGCGCCGCTTCCGACCATGCCGGTCACGGTGAGCCGCGCGGGCGCGGTGAGCTCACCGCCCGTGCCGCTGGTGGTGCTGCCGACGGCCAGCCCCAGCCGCTCGGCGGTACGCGGCGTGATCGCGATCTCGCCGGGGCGTTCGGGGTAGCGCCCCGCGGTGACCCGGACCGTGGCCAGCGGGCCGGCGCCCGGGTCGGATCGCAGGTTGAGGTAGCCCTCGCCGACGGACACCCCGGTCGCGACCCGGCCGACGACCTCGGCCACCCCGGGCACGGCGCGTACGCGCTGCCAGTCGGTGACCGTCGGTGGTGGGTGCTCGGTGTCGCCGAGCACCAGGTCGGTGGCGGCCGGGGTGCCGCTCAGGTTGTCCCGCACGGTCCGTTCGGTGATCTGCTGCACCAGCACGGTGCCGAACACCACGAAGGACGCGACGAGGATCGCCAGGCCGGTCAGGACCAACCGGCCGGGGCGCCGGGCGGCGGCGGCCGTCTGGGTACGCAGCACCGGCGCCCTCATCGACCGGCCGCCAGATCGCGCAGCGCGTCGGTGACCGACACCTGGTCCGGCTTGTCGATCTCGCCGGCGACCCGACCGTCGGCGAGCAGCACCACCCGGTCGGCGTACGCGGCGGCGACCGGGTCGTGGGTGACCATGACGACGGTCTGGCCGAGGTCGCGGACGGAGTCGCGCAGGATGGTGAGCACCTCCGCGCCGGAGCGGGAGTCGAGGTTGCCGGTCGGCTCGTCGGCGAAGACCACGGCGGGTCGCGCCACCAGGGCGCGGGCCAGCGCCACCCGCTGCTGCTGGCCGCCGGACAGCTCGCTGGGCCGGTGGGCGAGCCGGTCGCCGAGGCCCAGCACCCGCACCAGGTGCTCCAGCAGGTCCGGGTCGGGCTGCCGGCCGGCGAGGTCCAGCGGGAGGGTGATGTTCTGCGCGGCGGTGAGCTGTGGCAGCAGGTTGAAGGACTGGAACACGAACCCGATGCGCTCCCGGCGCAGCCGGGTCAGCGTCCGGTCCGACTGACCGGTCAGGTCGGTGCCGTCGAGCAGGACCCGGCCGGAGGTGGCGGTGTCGAGGCCGGCGAGGCAGTGCATGAGGGTCGACTTGCCGGACCCGGACGAGCCCATGATGGCGGTGAACGCGGCCCGGTCGAAGCCGACCGAGACCCGGTCCAGGGCACGGACGGCGGTGTCGCCGCTGCCGTACACCTTCGTCAGGTCGACGGCGGCGACGGCGGCGTGGCCGAGGTCCGGCGGGGCCTGGGTTGTCATTGTTCCTCCAGTGGCTGCGTGTGACGGTGGAAGCGTCGCCGCCGCCGGCGGGTGCGCACATCGGCCCGGGGCGGGGTAGCGCCGCCGCCGGGTCTGCCTTTCGGCCGATCTACGGTCCCGCCGCACTGGCTACGCTGGGTCATCATGAGCACGCCGGATCTTCGACGTTGGTGGGTGCGCCTGGCGCAGGCCGCCGGGCTGGTGGCCATCGGGCTGCTCGCCCTCTTCGACCTGCGGTTCAGTTCGCCGCAGAGCCCGGCCGCCCTCCTGCTTCTGGTGGTGCGGGTGGGGCTGGCGGCGGCGACGGTGCCGCTCTGGCTGCCGGCGCACCGGCTGGGCTCCCGACGGCTGCCGCTGGCCGCGCTGGCGCTCGCCGTCGCCTCACTGACCGTGACCACCGGGATCATGGTCCTCGCCAGCGGCGGCTACCTGCTCGGCGGCACCTGGGGGCTGGCCGAGTCGGCCGGGCTGATCGGGGTGGTGTTCGTGGTCACCCGCTGGGGCGCGGCGCGGCTCGTCCCGTGGGCGGCGGGCGCCGCCGGGCTCGCCGTCGCGGCGCTGCCGCTGCGCGCCGGCACCGAGAACCTGCTGGTGATCTTCGGTCTGCTCCAGGTGATCGGCGCGGCCGGCGCCGCCGGGGTGGGGCTCTACCTGCGGGTCATGGCCGCCGGGCGGGACCGGGCGATCGCCCTGGTCCGGGCCGAGCAGCGCGCCGAGTTCGCCCGTGACCTGCACGATTTCATCGCCCACCATGTCACCGGCATCGTGGTGCAGGCGCAGGGCGCGCGGTTCGTCGCCGAGCGGGACCCGCGCCGGGTGATCGTCGCCCTGGAGCAGATCGAGCGGGCCGGCGCGGAGACGATGGCCTCGATGCGGCGGATGGTCGGCGTCCTGCGCAACCCGGACGCGCCGCCGGACGCGCCGCTGGCTCCGCTGGCCGGGGTCACCGACCTGGAGCCGCTGGTGGCCGGATTCAACGGCGCGGCGAGCGTCCCGGTGCGGCTGCACCTCGACGGTGACCTGGACGGGCTGCCGGTGGAGGTGTCCACCTCCGCGTACCGGGTGGTGATGGAGGGGTTGACCAACACCCGTCAGCACGCGCCGGACGCCCGGTCGGTGCGGGTGGCGGTGCGTCGTACCCCGGACTGGTTGCTCGTCCGGGTGGCCGACGACGGCGCGTCGCCGCGCACCGCGCCGGCCCGGGGGCACGGCTTCGGCCTGATCGGCCTCAGCGAGCGGGTCCGCGCCCTCGGCGGCACGATCACCGCGGGTCCGGGCGTCACCGGTGGCTGGGTGCTCGACGTGGCGTTCCCGCTGCACCCGGCGGTGACCGCGTGATCCGGGTGTTGATCGCCGACGACCAGGCCATGGTCCGGACCGGCTTCGGCATGATCATCGGCGCCCAGCCGGACATGGTAGTGGTCGGCGAGGCCGCCGACGGGGTCCTCGCCGTCGAACTGGCCCGGCGACTGCGCCCGGACGTGGTGCTGCTGGACATCCGGATGCCCCGCCTCGACGGTCTCGAAGCCCTGCGGCTGCTCGCCGGCCCGGGCGTCGCCGACCCGGTCCGGGTGGTCGTGGTGACGACCTTCGACCTCGACGAGTACGTGCACACCGCGCT
It contains:
- a CDS encoding helix-turn-helix transcriptional regulator, which codes for MNRAQLASFLRTRREALQPEDVGLPRGRRRRTGGLRREEVATLSGMSTDYYSRLEQQRGPRPSEQMLAALARGLRLSLAERDHLFLLAGHAAPHRTVRADHVNPGMMRILDRMHDTPAQVVNHLGETLAQTAPAVALLGDETRYTGLARSAHHRWFTDPSVRRRHPEEDHHTQSRLLVGHLHASYTRDGRGSRAATLVDDLLARSPEFAELWRGHPVPAGYCPAKRFLHPEVGALELHCQTLVDPDQSQTLLVFTAAPGSPSDEKLRLLSVIGGQLI
- a CDS encoding esterase-like activity of phytase family protein, which encodes MRTTSTGARAVAAAVVAISLLAAAPALGAPAPESPQRPGPGASCAPDAALLGFTDALDKTSFRGQPVAGLSALAPTRPGRALALVDNIGATPARVFGLGLENGRHGVRAAVRDVTVLTRPDGTPYTGVDFDGEGLVAERGGATILASSEREPSIRRFRLSDGREVASLPVPERFRVTPAGGAAVNQTFEALAGTPDHRTLYAGMEGPLAEDGRDAAGRGLNRIIRYDGREGGAYAPGVQYAYRTDSELGLVELIALGGDQLLAVERGFTTGVGNTVRVYRVSATGAPDVSGVPSLSTVTDPRAWLGKELLVDLVTCPPSGATTKQPQPNPLLDNIEGAALGGTLPGGRRELFLVSDDNGSATQTTRVYALSVRLRPEVTLRERALLSATAYQPGPVSGTQLATAPVNGISAPFPGQPIPGFSAVIPARPGDRSGRRLLAMPDNGFGAKTNSADFLLRAYEIEPDYPRRGVNVRGHISFRDPDHRVPFPIVNENTADRLLTGADFDIESLARGARGDLWIGDEFGPYLVHVDRTGKVLQAPIPLPDGTKSPQSPDLAPGETPTVRASNGFEAMAASEDGWTLYPILEGARVDDPDQRRRVVYEFDVRRNRYTGRTWSFRVDDPSLLVGDAAVLDGRRLLLIERDNGMGPQSLVKRLVVTDLDEVGADGYLKRRTAVDLMRVADPTGVSTPARPGEYGVGPLFSFPLQSVESVLPLGGDRVLVANDNNFPGNDGRIPGRADDTELIVIGVPGLR
- a CDS encoding ricin-type beta-trefoil lectin domain protein, translated to MTRRRAGALPRIRWTAVLAAVVLTLPAGLVLGAPAATAAATGAITGYGGKCVDVAAANPANGTAVQLFTCNGSAAQQWTVADDGTIRALGKCLDIAAGSTANGARAQIYDCNGTGAQQWSAGAGQLVNPVSGKCLDATGPSSADGTPLQLWSCTGAANQTWTLPTGGGTPPPSSGGFTHPGVLVSRGQLDFVKGRVQAGAQPWAAAHNQMMTSRYASLSRTPAPRSVVECGSYSNPNNGCTDEREDAIAAYTHALAWYLTGDARYAQKSIQIMDAWSATITAHTGSNAPLQTGWAASVWPRAAEIIKYTYASWPNANRFATMLRNVYLPVVRNGSNSNGNGELTMMEATVGIAVFLEDRSAYDAAVTRFLNRARAFVYLPSDGALPYTVPGSGLDTNAEIIGYWQGQSTFVAGLAQETCRDFTHTGYGISAISHVAETSRIQGRDLYPQVGERLRQALGFHSRYQLGETPPSWLCGGSLTRGLGPITEVGFNAMSTRLGNVMTNTQTLTLQQRPAGTNNLFVAWETLTHANNPN
- a CDS encoding ABC transporter permease — encoded protein: MLRTQTAAAARRPGRLVLTGLAILVASFVVFGTVLVQQITERTVRDNLSGTPAATDLVLGDTEHPPPTVTDWQRVRAVPGVAEVVGRVATGVSVGEGYLNLRSDPGAGPLATVRVTAGRYPERPGEIAITPRTAERLGLAVGSTTSGTGGELTAPARLTVTGMVGSGADAGSDAYAPDTAVTTWARLTTVERVDVRVASDASTGEVRQRLLAAVTGQPIRTGAEVRQAEAEAAADQVSRLFVLVGVFVAIAVAAAALVVTSTFRIVFAQRMRQLALLRAVGAGRGTLVRALTAEGALTGLVSGVVGVAGALALGYALPAVLRAAGHAVSSPGLPVAAAVQVVVGAVVLTTLAVLAPAFSAARVSPLEALRAAGTTAGRRGVGTPRLVCGLLLAGGAVLAAVATISQLPTPEQENYDPMAPLLLLVASGALAFFALVTLGPLLVRPVLAVVGWPLRQLGPIGRMSLGGVGGAPRRAAAVSVVVALGVTLITGVVIGGASLRILTDREMALSAPTDFEVTSGSGEALPADVVSRVEAAHGALAQVVPYRRVDGVRLLRGTEELGDGDSGYPTNDLDLAALPTTGDLDVAQGTLTDRGPGRIVLSAWVAWDAGLRAGDSVALAVDGRRVEVRVAAVLPGGGPLHAGILADPADLDRLGVPAAYTGLLADAAGAGENGRTAGVRALRQAIAGSEGVGLAVLADERDRSESLVRTLVWVAVGLVGLTVLIAVVGVGSTTALSVVERVRESGLLRAIGLSRTGLRTMLTVESGLYGVIGATIGLLLGVPYAWLAVRTLGIEAPLTAPTLPLAGLFVTLVALTALAGVLPARRASRVSPVAALGADG
- a CDS encoding ABC transporter ATP-binding protein, with the protein product MTTQAPPDLGHAAVAAVDLTKVYGSGDTAVRALDRVSVGFDRAAFTAIMGSSGSGKSTLMHCLAGLDTATSGRVLLDGTDLTGQSDRTLTRLRRERIGFVFQSFNLLPQLTAAQNITLPLDLAGRQPDPDLLEHLVRVLGLGDRLAHRPSELSGGQQQRVALARALVARPAVVFADEPTGNLDSRSGAEVLTILRDSVRDLGQTVVMVTHDPVAAAYADRVVLLADGRVAGEIDKPDQVSVTDALRDLAAGR
- a CDS encoding histidine kinase; the encoded protein is MSTPDLRRWWVRLAQAAGLVAIGLLALFDLRFSSPQSPAALLLLVVRVGLAAATVPLWLPAHRLGSRRLPLAALALAVASLTVTTGIMVLASGGYLLGGTWGLAESAGLIGVVFVVTRWGAARLVPWAAGAAGLAVAALPLRAGTENLLVIFGLLQVIGAAGAAGVGLYLRVMAAGRDRAIALVRAEQRAEFARDLHDFIAHHVTGIVVQAQGARFVAERDPRRVIVALEQIERAGAETMASMRRMVGVLRNPDAPPDAPLAPLAGVTDLEPLVAGFNGAASVPVRLHLDGDLDGLPVEVSTSAYRVVMEGLTNTRQHAPDARSVRVAVRRTPDWLLVRVADDGASPRTAPARGHGFGLIGLSERVRALGGTITAGPGVTGGWVLDVAFPLHPAVTA